The following are from one region of the Nostoc cf. commune SO-36 genome:
- a CDS encoding GGDEF domain-containing protein encodes MNISILVFGKNNFLATLPSQILYAAAFSVEIIDNLNQAVSRIKTTPPDIILVQASVDGSMELCGWLKDQTKLSWIYCILFEDRPQQLTDKNKGWHRELEMSAAALKQGADAYIWHIIEEKTDDNLAELTANHGLILAQLTVGLRKAQKYRDLIRTNDMLSAIALADSLTELNNRRALEWDLPRQIQRARTQKTSLSLIILDVDHFKNVNDTHGHLVGDRILQILCQRLRHNLRCQDTAFRYGGEEFVILLANTTDDEALLVARRLNRVVSDEPFALKNKLTINITISLGTASLRTEDDEKGESLLHRADQCLLQAKTSGRNRVIDSNYLSHASHLKVVSS; translated from the coding sequence ATGAATATTTCTATTCTGGTCTTTGGAAAAAATAACTTTCTCGCCACACTTCCATCTCAGATTCTTTATGCGGCTGCTTTTAGTGTAGAAATTATAGACAATCTCAATCAGGCAGTGTCACGGATTAAAACCACGCCCCCCGATATCATACTTGTGCAGGCTAGCGTAGATGGCAGTATGGAACTGTGCGGATGGTTGAAGGATCAGACGAAACTATCGTGGATATACTGTATTCTTTTCGAGGATCGTCCCCAGCAGCTGACTGATAAAAATAAAGGTTGGCACAGAGAATTAGAGATGAGTGCTGCGGCACTAAAGCAAGGAGCCGATGCTTATATTTGGCATATTATTGAAGAAAAAACAGATGATAACCTAGCAGAGTTGACCGCCAATCATGGACTAATACTTGCTCAATTAACTGTTGGGTTGCGGAAAGCACAAAAATACCGAGATTTGATTCGGACAAACGATATGTTATCTGCGATCGCCTTAGCCGATTCGTTGACAGAATTAAATAACCGTCGTGCTTTAGAATGGGACTTACCCAGGCAAATTCAAAGAGCTAGGACTCAAAAAACTTCCTTGAGTTTGATTATTCTGGATGTAGATCATTTCAAAAACGTTAACGATACTCACGGGCATTTAGTAGGCGATCGCATCTTACAAATACTATGTCAGCGTCTACGTCACAATCTGCGCTGTCAAGATACAGCATTCCGCTATGGTGGCGAAGAATTTGTAATTCTTTTGGCTAACACTACCGATGACGAAGCGCTATTAGTCGCCCGTCGTCTCAACCGTGTAGTCAGCGACGAACCATTTGCACTCAAAAATAAACTAACAATTAATATTACCATTAGTTTGGGCACAGCCTCTCTGCGAACTGAAGATGATGAAAAAGGAGAGAGTCTGCTACATCGTGCTGATCAATGTCTGTTACAGGCTAAAACTTCTGGGCGTAATCGGGTTATTGACTCGAACTACTTATCTCATGCCTCACATTTGAAAGTTGTTTCTTCGTGA
- a CDS encoding NAD(P)/FAD-dependent oxidoreductase, with amino-acid sequence MTQLTSRICILGGGFGGLYTALRLSQLPWESTQKPEIVLVDQSDRFLFSPLLYELLTGELQTWEIAPPFEELLQGTGVRFYQGVVSGIDIDQQRVNINEGPEIPYDRLVLALGGETPLDLVPGAAAYAYTFRTISDAYRLEERLRFLEESDADKIRVAIVGAGYSGVELACKLADRLGERGRFRIIEIADQILRTSPEFNREAAKKAIEARGVFLDLETKVESIEQNTISLEYKNQLDKIPVDLVIWTVGTRVAPVVKSLSLKQNQRGQISTTSNLQVLDHPEIFALGDLADCHDAEGQQVPATAQAAFQQADYTAWNIWATLTNRPLLPFHYQQLGEMMALGIDNATLTGLGIKLDGPLAYAARRMAYLYRLPTLDHQLKVGFNWLVRPIIETLSR; translated from the coding sequence ATGACTCAACTAACTTCTAGAATTTGCATCCTTGGCGGAGGCTTTGGTGGCCTCTACACAGCCCTGCGGTTAAGCCAACTACCTTGGGAATCTACACAAAAACCCGAAATTGTTCTGGTAGATCAAAGCGATCGCTTCTTATTCTCTCCTTTACTTTACGAATTACTCACAGGCGAACTACAAACCTGGGAAATTGCCCCACCCTTTGAAGAACTTTTGCAAGGTACTGGGGTACGTTTTTATCAAGGAGTTGTGTCTGGAATTGACATCGACCAGCAACGGGTAAATATAAACGAAGGGCCCGAAATCCCTTATGACCGATTAGTGCTGGCGCTAGGAGGTGAGACACCGCTAGATTTAGTCCCTGGTGCGGCAGCCTACGCCTACACATTCCGCACAATTTCTGATGCCTATCGTTTAGAAGAACGCCTGCGATTTTTAGAAGAATCGGATGCTGATAAAATTCGGGTGGCGATCGTTGGGGCTGGCTACAGTGGTGTAGAGTTAGCCTGTAAGTTAGCCGACAGATTAGGTGAAAGAGGACGCTTTCGGATTATTGAAATCGCTGATCAAATTTTGCGAACTTCCCCAGAGTTTAACCGGGAAGCAGCAAAGAAAGCAATAGAAGCCCGTGGTGTGTTTCTTGATTTAGAAACCAAAGTAGAATCAATAGAGCAAAATACCATCTCCTTAGAATACAAAAACCAGTTAGATAAAATTCCTGTGGATTTGGTAATTTGGACTGTAGGAACGAGAGTTGCGCCCGTAGTCAAATCTCTTTCTCTCAAGCAAAATCAGCGTGGTCAAATCAGCACTACATCCAATCTGCAAGTTCTTGATCATCCAGAAATCTTTGCCTTGGGAGATTTAGCAGACTGTCATGATGCCGAAGGACAACAAGTACCCGCCACCGCACAAGCCGCTTTCCAACAAGCTGATTATACTGCTTGGAATATCTGGGCAACTCTGACTAATCGCCCCCTCCTTCCCTTCCATTACCAACAGTTAGGAGAAATGATGGCATTAGGAATAGACAACGCCACTCTCACTGGTTTGGGAATTAAACTAGATGGGCCTTTAGCATACGCTGCCCGTCGTATGGCCTATTTATATAGGTTGCCAACCTTAGACCATCAGCTTAAAGTTGGTTTTAATTGGCTAGTGCGTCCTATCATAGAAACACTTTCTCGGTAA
- a CDS encoding TldD/PmbA family protein, producing the protein MGSENLSQDTLAEQLLELAIKSGAEAAEVYQSRSLSRPVFFEGNRLKQLETSQSEGTALRLWRNGRPGLTVAYGSVLAEVMVEKALALSQLNQAEAVELTSNFQPFYPDLGESVPIEVLVDWGKEAIALIRDVYPDIVCNGDWECDIETTRLVNTKGLDCHYTDTTLSCYVSAEWVRGDDFLNVADGQTKRGELDPKRLANQILQRLIWARENISPPTGRVPILFTSKAADMLWGTVQAALNGKRVLEVASPWAEHLGKPVVAPSLTLYQDPEAGPYSCPFDDEGTPTKSLVFIENGTLQNFYGDRTTGRQLGTSTTGNGFRPGLGSYPTPGLFNFLIQPGSASLPDLIRQLDDGLIVDQMLGGGGSISGDFSINVDLGYRVQNGHVIGRVKDTMVAGNVYTALRQLVTLGNDADWNGSCYTPSLIVEGLSTTGRSN; encoded by the coding sequence ATGGGTTCTGAAAATTTGTCACAAGATACACTAGCAGAACAGTTGCTGGAACTAGCTATAAAATCCGGAGCCGAAGCTGCTGAGGTGTATCAGTCGCGATCGCTTTCTCGTCCAGTGTTTTTTGAGGGCAACCGACTAAAACAGCTAGAAACCAGTCAATCTGAAGGCACAGCGCTAAGGCTTTGGCGAAATGGGCGTCCGGGACTCACGGTAGCTTATGGTTCTGTCTTAGCCGAAGTAATGGTGGAAAAAGCTCTAGCACTCAGTCAACTTAATCAAGCGGAAGCAGTAGAATTAACCTCTAACTTTCAGCCCTTCTACCCAGATTTAGGGGAAAGTGTGCCGATAGAAGTTTTGGTAGATTGGGGCAAAGAAGCGATCGCACTTATCCGTGATGTCTATCCAGATATTGTGTGCAATGGTGACTGGGAATGTGATATTGAAACCACTAGACTAGTCAATACCAAAGGTTTAGATTGTCACTATACTGACACTACCCTTAGCTGCTATGTATCCGCAGAATGGGTACGTGGCGATGATTTTTTGAATGTTGCCGATGGACAAACGAAGCGTGGCGAACTCGACCCAAAGAGATTAGCTAATCAAATTTTACAGCGCTTAATTTGGGCCAGAGAAAATATCTCACCTCCGACTGGGCGCGTACCAATTTTGTTCACTTCCAAAGCTGCCGATATGCTTTGGGGTACTGTGCAAGCAGCGTTGAATGGCAAGCGAGTCTTAGAAGTAGCTTCTCCTTGGGCAGAACACCTGGGTAAGCCAGTAGTCGCACCTAGCCTCACTCTCTACCAAGATCCAGAAGCGGGCCCTTACAGTTGCCCTTTTGATGATGAAGGCACTCCGACGAAATCTTTAGTATTTATCGAGAACGGGACTTTACAGAATTTTTATGGCGATCGCACTACCGGACGCCAACTTGGTACTAGCACCACTGGAAATGGTTTTCGCCCTGGCTTGGGCAGCTATCCCACCCCTGGTTTATTTAATTTTCTGATCCAACCAGGTTCGGCATCTCTACCAGATTTGATTAGACAACTAGATGATGGCTTGATTGTGGATCAAATGCTGGGTGGCGGCGGCAGTATTTCTGGAGATTTTTCCATCAACGTTGATTTAGGCTACCGCGTCCAAAATGGTCACGTAATTGGGCGCGTTAAGGATACTATGGTTGCAGGTAATGTCTACACTGCCCTAAGACAATTAGTTACACTAGGCAATGATGCTGATTGGAATGGTTCTTGTTACACTCCATCTCTGATAGTTGAAGGGCTATCCACTACGGGGAGAAGCAATTAA
- a CDS encoding HAD-IA family hydrolase: MKQPKVIFLDAVGTLFDVKGSVGEVYSQIAQEFDVTVSAETLNTAFIKSFKASPPPIFPDAELQDIPQREFDWWRIIALNTFESAGVLKEFSDFSAFFSELYIHFGTAEPWFVYPDVLPALINWRRLGVTLGVLSNFDSRIYSVLQSLGLREFFNSVTISTQVRAAKPDPQIFAIALDKHKCSPEAAWHIGDSIVEDYHAAKAAGLRGVWINRGK, from the coding sequence ATGAAACAACCGAAAGTTATTTTTTTAGATGCTGTGGGTACACTTTTCGATGTCAAAGGTAGTGTGGGCGAAGTTTATAGTCAGATAGCCCAAGAATTTGACGTTACAGTTTCCGCCGAAACATTGAATACAGCTTTCATTAAAAGCTTTAAAGCCTCGCCGCCACCGATATTTCCAGATGCGGAACTGCAAGATATTCCCCAGCGCGAATTTGATTGGTGGCGGATAATTGCCCTGAACACTTTTGAAAGTGCAGGTGTTCTCAAGGAATTTTCTGACTTTTCGGCTTTTTTTAGCGAACTTTACATTCACTTTGGCACTGCCGAACCGTGGTTTGTCTATCCTGATGTTTTGCCAGCTTTAATCAACTGGCGGCGGTTGGGAGTTACCTTGGGGGTGCTGTCCAATTTTGATTCTCGAATTTACTCAGTATTGCAAAGTTTGGGATTGAGAGAGTTTTTTAACTCTGTTACCATTTCTACCCAGGTACGTGCAGCTAAACCAGATCCTCAAATTTTTGCTATTGCCTTAGATAAACATAAATGTTCCCCAGAGGCGGCGTGGCATATCGGCGATAGCATTGTAGAAGACTATCACGCAGCGAAAGCGGCCGGACTCAGGGGCGTTTGGATTAACCGGGGAAAATGA
- a CDS encoding Tab2/Atab2 family RNA-binding protein, protein MGSIWEIDFYSRPILDDNQKKIWEVLVCESPLDIDTKADSLFRYAQYCPSTQVNSGSLRAALQEAINQAGKAPIKIRFFRRQMNNMITKACQDLGIPAQPSRRTLVLNQWLEQRMEEVYPQEPGYQGGANPSVRLEKPLPQRLPDALEGQQWVFVTLDAADLAEMPEWEIGFGEAFPLELAKVSPEARIPGILIFSPRALPLAGWMSGLELAFLKFDTSVEARLLLETGVTDSWIVANIKKPQILAEAKGFEEAKQKANGVHFIGIQSDPKAESFAGFWLLQEVNL, encoded by the coding sequence ATGGGCAGTATTTGGGAAATCGATTTTTACTCGCGTCCAATTTTGGACGATAATCAGAAAAAAATTTGGGAAGTCTTAGTCTGCGAAAGCCCCTTGGATATCGACACAAAAGCAGATTCTTTGTTTCGCTATGCTCAATATTGTCCCAGTACCCAGGTAAATTCGGGTTCATTGCGGGCAGCATTGCAAGAGGCTATTAACCAAGCTGGAAAAGCACCAATCAAAATCCGCTTTTTCCGTCGCCAAATGAACAACATGATTACTAAAGCCTGCCAAGACTTAGGCATTCCTGCCCAGCCTAGCCGCCGTACTTTGGTTCTCAACCAATGGTTAGAACAGCGAATGGAAGAAGTGTATCCTCAAGAACCAGGGTATCAAGGGGGGGCTAATCCCTCAGTCCGCCTGGAGAAACCTTTGCCCCAACGTTTACCAGATGCTTTAGAAGGACAGCAGTGGGTATTTGTCACCTTAGATGCTGCGGATTTGGCAGAAATGCCAGAGTGGGAAATTGGTTTTGGTGAAGCTTTCCCCCTAGAGTTGGCGAAAGTTTCACCCGAAGCCCGTATTCCTGGCATTTTGATTTTCTCACCAAGAGCGTTGCCCTTAGCAGGCTGGATGTCTGGTTTGGAGTTGGCTTTTTTAAAATTTGATACTAGCGTTGAGGCGAGATTGCTTTTAGAAACTGGTGTAACTGACAGCTGGATTGTGGCAAATATCAAGAAGCCTCAAATCTTAGCAGAAGCTAAAGGTTTTGAAGAAGCCAAGCAAAAAGCTAACGGAGTGCATTTTATTGGTATACAGTCTGATCCCAAAGCAGAATCTTTTGCTGGTTTTTGGCTGTTGCAAGAGGTTAATCTTTGA
- a CDS encoding chloride channel protein has translation MNQRFRTWWQPRKGLAIAEACVIGLVAALSAVFLKVGSGWLGTWRVHSTHIFPAWLTLPIIGLVLGFVAGWLVERLAPEASGSGIPQVKATLANVSMRLSWRVAGVKLLSAIIAIGSGMTLGRQGPTVQVGASLAAGMSRWVPTSPDHRRQMIAAGAGAGLAAAFNAPIAGVLFIVEELLQDLSGLTLGTAIIASFIGGVISRLLGGGSLDLNLQLTQSSSQFSIPEIPFFILLGILAGLLGALFNRGLIFSIKFYRRLHISLSLQVALAGFISGIVVAILPASFRDNTGLRESLITGGSDPSVAAIAFAAQFILTLIAFGSGAPGGLFAPSLILGSCLGHIIGVSELYITGAGSPTTYALAGMGGFFSAVSKVPITAIVIVFEMTTDFNLVLPLMIVSVAAYLVADKVVPGSLYEKLLELKGITLTKEVPIEGALTKLTAKDVMQERVETLDAEMSLEEAMQFFARSHHRGFPVVEDSKLIGIVTQSDLLKIRERNLANDIFLKEIMTPVPMTVTPIHTLSNVLYLLNRYQISRLPVVDGRKLIGIITRADIIRAEADHLNCDNRTPKLQPEPSYIVYQTRSPSIGRGRLLVPVANPETADILLLMAAAIARDRHYEIDCVQVMLIPRHSSPSETEVRTAKSRRLLRQAEVLAKKWQIPLHTQIRVTHDVAQAILETVNEQHIDLILMGWKGNTSTPGRIFGNVVDTIIRQATCEVVLVKLGTTGQAFNRWLVPIAGGPNSPLAIKLLPALITLGNEPQIHLTQVFKPFEFKPDMSVSEQAIRHLMRRRKLPSTVVALPVQADSVAEGVINLVKTEGYDVVVVGASREGLLQQAIQGNIPEAIASGVESTVILVRGAINN, from the coding sequence ATGAATCAGCGCTTTCGTACCTGGTGGCAGCCTCGAAAAGGTTTAGCGATCGCTGAAGCTTGTGTAATCGGTTTAGTTGCTGCTCTATCTGCGGTATTCCTAAAAGTGGGTTCTGGATGGCTGGGGACATGGCGAGTCCATAGTACCCACATTTTCCCCGCATGGCTAACACTACCGATAATTGGTCTTGTCCTAGGATTTGTGGCTGGCTGGTTGGTAGAAAGGTTGGCACCAGAGGCTTCTGGTAGCGGTATCCCCCAAGTCAAAGCAACTCTTGCCAATGTGTCTATGAGATTATCTTGGCGGGTGGCAGGTGTAAAGTTACTCAGTGCCATCATTGCCATTGGTTCGGGCATGACTTTGGGACGGCAAGGCCCCACCGTCCAAGTGGGGGCCAGTTTGGCAGCAGGAATGAGTCGTTGGGTTCCCACTTCCCCAGATCATCGGCGGCAAATGATTGCAGCTGGTGCAGGTGCAGGTTTGGCGGCTGCTTTCAATGCCCCGATCGCAGGTGTATTATTTATCGTTGAAGAGTTACTCCAGGATTTATCAGGCTTGACTCTGGGAACTGCCATTATTGCCTCCTTTATTGGTGGGGTAATATCCCGGCTATTGGGTGGTGGCAGTTTAGACCTTAATTTGCAATTAACTCAATCTTCCAGCCAATTCTCTATCCCGGAAATTCCCTTTTTCATTTTATTGGGTATTTTGGCAGGCTTGCTGGGCGCATTGTTTAATCGCGGCTTAATATTTAGTATTAAATTTTATAGAAGACTACATATCAGCTTATCGCTACAGGTGGCTTTAGCTGGATTTATCTCTGGTATTGTCGTGGCAATTCTCCCTGCATCCTTCCGCGACAATACGGGATTACGCGAGTCTTTAATTACTGGAGGTTCTGATCCTAGCGTAGCTGCGATCGCCTTTGCCGCCCAGTTCATTCTCACACTCATTGCCTTTGGTTCAGGAGCGCCGGGGGGATTATTCGCTCCCAGTCTAATTTTGGGTTCTTGTTTAGGACACATCATCGGTGTCTCTGAGTTATACATCACCGGCGCGGGTTCTCCGACTACTTACGCGCTAGCGGGTATGGGTGGATTTTTTAGCGCCGTTTCCAAAGTGCCAATCACGGCAATTGTGATTGTGTTTGAGATGACTACAGATTTCAATTTGGTACTACCTTTAATGATTGTTTCTGTCGCAGCTTACCTAGTTGCGGATAAAGTAGTGCCTGGTTCGCTTTATGAAAAACTTTTGGAGTTAAAAGGCATCACTCTCACCAAAGAAGTTCCGATAGAAGGAGCGTTAACCAAATTAACTGCAAAAGATGTGATGCAAGAACGGGTAGAAACTTTGGATGCAGAGATGAGCTTGGAAGAAGCAATGCAATTCTTTGCCCGTTCCCATCATCGCGGTTTCCCGGTGGTAGAAGATAGCAAGTTAATCGGGATTGTGACGCAATCAGATTTGCTGAAAATACGCGAACGCAATTTAGCTAATGATATTTTCTTAAAAGAAATTATGACGCCTGTCCCGATGACAGTAACACCAATCCACACCCTAAGTAATGTGCTGTATTTACTCAATCGCTATCAAATCAGCCGTTTACCTGTGGTGGATGGACGAAAACTGATTGGGATTATTACCCGTGCAGATATTATTCGGGCGGAAGCAGATCATCTCAATTGTGATAACCGGACTCCTAAACTGCAACCAGAACCTTCATACATAGTTTACCAAACGCGATCGCCGAGTATTGGTAGAGGTAGATTATTAGTACCCGTAGCTAATCCCGAAACAGCCGATATTTTGTTACTTATGGCAGCAGCTATTGCCCGCGATCGCCATTATGAAATAGATTGCGTGCAAGTGATGCTGATACCCCGCCACAGTTCCCCATCAGAAACCGAAGTAAGAACGGCAAAAAGTCGTCGCTTGCTACGACAGGCTGAAGTCTTAGCAAAAAAGTGGCAGATTCCCTTACACACGCAGATTCGAGTTACCCACGACGTAGCCCAGGCAATTTTGGAGACAGTCAACGAACAACACATCGACCTTATATTGATGGGATGGAAAGGTAACACATCTACCCCCGGTAGGATTTTTGGCAACGTTGTAGACACCATAATTCGCCAAGCCACTTGCGAAGTAGTATTAGTAAAATTAGGCACAACTGGGCAAGCTTTCAACCGTTGGCTAGTCCCGATAGCTGGTGGCCCCAATTCCCCACTGGCGATTAAATTACTACCTGCTCTAATTACATTAGGAAATGAACCGCAAATTCACTTGACACAGGTGTTTAAGCCATTTGAATTCAAGCCAGATATGTCAGTTTCAGAACAAGCCATCCGCCATTTGATGCGGCGGCGAAAACTGCCCAGTACTGTGGTTGCTCTCCCAGTTCAAGCTGATTCAGTTGCTGAAGGTGTGATTAACCTAGTGAAAACCGAAGGTTATGATGTTGTCGTTGTGGGAGCTTCGCGCGAGGGATTGTTGCAGCAGGCGATTCAAGGTAATATTCCAGAAGCGATCGCCTCTGGTGTAGAAAGTACAGTGATTTTAGTCAGGGGTGCAATTAACAATTAA
- the alaS gene encoding alanine--tRNA ligase has protein sequence MSSNPQYLSGNEIRNIFLDFFAQRNHQILPSASLVPEDPTVLLTIAGMLPFKPIFLGQRTPEFKRATTSQKCIRTNDIENVGRTKRHQTFFEMLGNFSFGDYFKEQAIAWGWEISTQVFGISPQNLVVSVFKDDDEAFGIWRDQIGVPIARIKRLGEDDNFWVSGPTGPCGPCSEIYYDFHPERGDENIDLEDDSRFIEFYNLVFMQYNRDAWGNLTPLQNKNIDTGMGLERIAQILQKAPNNYETDLIFPIIQTAAQIAGIDYHKSDEKTKVSLKVIGDHVRSVVHMIADEIRASNVGRGYVLRRLIRRVVRHGRLIGISGEFTTQVAETAIALSESAYPNVRQREAAIKAELQREESNFLTTLDRGEKILTDIAKNLLQEQKTLQDEQKFKEAISQLDGQKFKEAISQLDGQKFKEAISQLDGQKFKEAISRSLQLDEQKLLETFKAAGNILKDEVQKLPEVAQKIASYLNPISGVDAFTLYDTYGFPLELTEEIAAENNLLVDVAGFEAEMEKQRQRGREAHETIDLTVQGSLDKLAEHIQVTEFLGYTQSAATAKVEAILVEGVSQEEAEAGIQVQIVLDKTPFYGESGGQIGDRGYISGDGIVVHVEDVKKESDFFVHFGRIERGTLRVGDNVTAQIDPACRRRAQANHTATHLLQAALKKIVDDSISQAGSLVSFDRLRFDFNCPRALTAEEVQQIEEQVNTWIAEAHAANVEVLPLAEAKARGAVAMFGEKYGEEVRVIDFPNVSMELCGGTHVSNTAEIGVFKIISEAGVASGVRRIEAVSGPAILDYLNLRDKVVKDLSDRFKVKPEELPDRITSLQSELKNSQKELETLKGQLAIAKSDSLLQTAQTVGDSKIIVAQLEDVDPESLKTAAERLLQKIGNGAVVLGSVPEAGKVSIVAAFSPEVNKKGLQAGKFVGAIAKICGGGGGGRPNLAQAGGRDASKLPEALVQAESELKSALG, from the coding sequence ATGTCTTCAAATCCCCAGTACCTAAGCGGTAACGAAATTCGCAACATATTTCTCGACTTCTTTGCCCAACGGAATCACCAAATTCTCCCAAGTGCCTCCCTCGTGCCAGAAGATCCAACCGTGCTGCTGACGATCGCGGGGATGCTACCATTTAAGCCGATATTCTTGGGGCAGCGCACACCAGAATTTAAGCGGGCTACGACTTCGCAAAAGTGTATCCGCACCAACGACATCGAAAATGTCGGACGCACCAAACGGCATCAGACGTTTTTTGAGATGTTGGGCAATTTTAGCTTTGGTGATTATTTTAAAGAACAAGCGATCGCTTGGGGTTGGGAAATCTCTACACAAGTTTTTGGCATTTCCCCCCAAAATCTCGTCGTCAGCGTTTTTAAAGATGATGATGAAGCCTTTGGAATTTGGCGCGATCAAATCGGTGTGCCGATAGCAAGAATTAAACGCTTGGGCGAAGACGATAACTTTTGGGTATCTGGGCCGACTGGCCCTTGTGGCCCTTGTTCAGAAATTTATTATGACTTCCACCCAGAACGCGGTGACGAAAATATAGATTTAGAGGACGATTCCCGATTCATCGAGTTTTATAACCTTGTTTTCATGCAATATAACCGGGATGCGTGGGGGAATTTAACGCCACTACAAAACAAGAACATCGACACCGGCATGGGTTTGGAGAGAATAGCCCAAATCCTCCAAAAAGCACCCAATAACTACGAAACTGACCTGATTTTCCCAATTATCCAAACAGCAGCGCAAATTGCTGGCATTGATTACCACAAAAGTGATGAAAAAACCAAAGTTTCTCTAAAAGTTATTGGCGATCATGTTCGTTCTGTTGTCCACATGATTGCTGATGAAATCCGCGCTTCCAACGTCGGACGGGGTTATGTGTTGCGGCGATTAATTCGGCGCGTGGTACGTCATGGGCGATTAATTGGAATTTCTGGCGAATTTACTACTCAAGTTGCCGAAACTGCGATCGCTCTTTCTGAATCAGCTTACCCCAATGTGCGCCAACGGGAAGCAGCAATTAAAGCTGAGTTGCAACGAGAAGAATCCAATTTTCTCACTACTCTCGACAGAGGGGAGAAAATTTTGACGGATATAGCGAAGAATCTCCTGCAAGAACAGAAAACCCTTCAAGATGAGCAAAAGTTTAAAGAAGCTATATCTCAGCTAGATGGACAAAAGTTTAAAGAAGCTATATCTCAGCTAGATGGACAAAAGTTTAAAGAAGCTATATCTCAGCTAGATGGACAAAAGTTTAAAGAAGCTATATCTCGAAGTTTACAGTTAGATGAGCAAAAGCTATTAGAAACATTCAAAGCTGCCGGTAATATCTTAAAAGACGAAGTGCAAAAGCTTCCAGAAGTAGCACAAAAAATAGCTAGTTATTTGAACCCAATTTCTGGTGTAGATGCGTTTACTCTCTATGATACTTATGGATTTCCTTTGGAACTAACGGAGGAAATTGCCGCAGAAAATAATCTTCTTGTGGATGTAGCTGGATTTGAAGCGGAAATGGAGAAACAGCGCCAGCGAGGACGTGAAGCACACGAAACCATCGATTTAACTGTACAAGGTTCCCTCGATAAATTAGCAGAACATATCCAAGTCACCGAGTTTTTAGGCTATACCCAATCGGCGGCGACGGCAAAAGTCGAAGCGATTTTGGTAGAAGGTGTTTCTCAAGAGGAAGCAGAAGCGGGGATACAGGTGCAAATTGTTCTTGACAAAACGCCATTTTATGGTGAATCTGGGGGACAAATCGGCGATCGCGGTTATATCTCTGGTGATGGTATCGTTGTTCACGTGGAAGATGTGAAGAAAGAATCTGATTTCTTTGTTCACTTCGGACGCATCGAACGCGGTACACTGCGCGTAGGCGATAATGTAACCGCCCAAATCGATCCGGCTTGTCGTCGTCGCGCCCAAGCTAACCATACCGCAACCCACCTGTTGCAAGCAGCATTGAAAAAAATTGTTGATGATAGCATATCTCAAGCTGGTTCTCTAGTTTCCTTTGACAGGTTACGCTTTGACTTCAACTGTCCCCGTGCGTTGACAGCAGAGGAAGTCCAACAAATTGAAGAACAGGTGAATACTTGGATTGCTGAAGCCCATGCTGCAAACGTGGAAGTATTACCTTTAGCAGAGGCAAAAGCTAGGGGTGCTGTTGCCATGTTCGGCGAAAAATACGGCGAGGAAGTCCGCGTGATTGATTTCCCGAACGTATCAATGGAACTATGCGGTGGAACTCATGTGAGTAATACGGCTGAAATTGGCGTATTTAAAATTATTTCTGAAGCTGGTGTGGCTTCTGGGGTGCGGCGTATTGAAGCTGTTTCGGGGCCAGCAATACTGGATTATCTCAACCTGCGGGATAAAGTAGTTAAAGATTTGAGCGATCGCTTTAAAGTTAAACCCGAAGAATTACCAGACAGAATCACAAGTCTGCAAAGCGAACTGAAAAATAGCCAAAAGGAATTGGAAACCTTGAAGGGACAGTTAGCGATCGCAAAATCTGATAGCTTGCTGCAAACAGCCCAAACTGTAGGCGATTCTAAAATTATTGTCGCCCAATTAGAAGATGTTGATCCAGAATCATTGAAAACCGCAGCCGAACGCTTGTTGCAAAAAATCGGTAACGGTGCAGTGGTGCTGGGTTCTGTTCCTGAAGCAGGGAAAGTTAGTATAGTTGCAGCTTTTAGTCCAGAAGTCAACAAAAAAGGTTTGCAAGCTGGTAAATTTGTCGGTGCGATCGCTAAAATCTGCGGTGGCGGCGGCGGTGGCAGACCGAACTTAGCCCAAGCTGGCGGACGCGATGCGAGTAAACTCCCAGAAGCTTTGGTACAAGCAGAAAGTGAGTTAAAGTCCGCGTTGGGTTAA
- a CDS encoding Nif11-like leader peptide family natural product precursor: MVSILRVASEDQILNMAFEQIEAFLKKMQSEPELKNEVLAAPTADDVARIALKLGFEFSGDELLRMSGKKVGSITVRKTDLPGEYN, translated from the coding sequence ATGGTTTCTATATTACGAGTAGCTAGCGAGGATCAAATTTTAAATATGGCTTTTGAGCAAATCGAAGCATTTTTAAAGAAAATGCAGTCTGAACCTGAACTTAAAAACGAGGTGCTCGCAGCACCAACCGCAGATGATGTTGCGCGAATAGCACTAAAGCTTGGTTTTGAATTTTCAGGTGATGAATTATTGAGAATGTCAGGTAAGAAAGTTGGCAGCATTACTGTTAGAAAAACTGATCTTCCTGGAGAGTACAACTAG